One stretch of Juglans microcarpa x Juglans regia isolate MS1-56 chromosome 3D, Jm3101_v1.0, whole genome shotgun sequence DNA includes these proteins:
- the LOC121255240 gene encoding putative wall-associated receptor kinase-like 16: MAAAVVAFPIAKRPHCQDQCGDVKIPYPFGITEDCYLNQYFRINCSNDSSGRPQPVENSSGVLGYNNNPSLRVPAFTISNTKNKFVAVGCDTYAYLNAYRNNERFSIGCMSICRSPKNVINGSCSGIGCCQVDIPKGLKNFTLDARSYNNHTRVSKFNPCSFAFVAKQGSFNFSSVYLRNMPNTRTPMVLDWAINGKETCENSKNVCGRNSHCYHPENGDGYRCRCNKGYEGNPYLVEYGCQDINECDSIPKPCVTTATCNNIDRNFTCTCLDGYEGDGKIIKGTGCRPKASAGRSSIHIIIPLTIRIGLLVLFMGGSSIYCGLKRRKLIKLKEKFFQQNGGLLVQQKLLNYRTSMDVVKIFSAEELEKATNNYDESRILGQGGYGTVYQGVLPENKVVAIKKSKVCDQSQIEQFINEVCVTQINHRNVVKMLGCCLETEVPLLVYEFITNGTLSNHIHDKSISSSFSWEKRLKIATETTGALAYMHSSTSVPIIHRDVKPANILLDDNYSAKVADFGTSILVPLDQTEVATLVKGTFGYLDPEYFYNNRLIEKSDVYSFGVVVAELLTGMKAVSFDRPEMDRSLAMYFNSAIDDDRLHQILDYQIVSGGNINAIKEVANLTKRCLSVRGEDRPTIKEVTMELEELRIMEKHPWAKADLCTEENEYLLSAPTHSLSIGVDIDYSFSSSTTLGFDSMRNQLVVN, encoded by the exons ATGGCAGCTGCAGTAGTAGCATTTCCAATAGCCAAGAGGCCTCACTGCCAGGATCAGTGTGGAGATGTTAAGATTCCATATCCATTTGGTATTACTGAAGATTGCTACCTAAATCAATATTTTCGCATTAATTGTAGTAACGATTCGTCCGGCCGTCCCCAACCAGTG GAAAACTCGAGTGGTGTGCTTGGGTATAACAACAATCCCTCTCTCCGAGTCCCTGCTTTCACAATTTCCAACACCAAAAACAAGTTCGTGGCCGTTGGCTGCGACACTTACGCCTACCTCAATGCTTACCGGAACAATGAACGCTTCTCCATAGGCTGCATGTCTATATGTCGAAGTCCCAAGAATGTAATCAATGGGTCATGCTCTGGGATTGGGTGTTGCCAAGTTGATATCCCAAAAGGATTGAAGAACTTTACTTTGGATGCACGTAGCTATAACAATCACACAAGAGTATCCAAATTCAATCCATGCAGCTTTGCTTTTGTGGCTAAACAAGGCAGCTTCAATTTCTCCTCTGTTTATCTTAGAAACATGCCTAACACGAGGACCCCAATGGTTCTTGATTGGGCGATTAATGGTAAAGAAACATGTGAAAATTCCAAGAACGTATGTGGAAGGAATAGTCATTGTTATCATCCCGAAAACGGGGATGGGTACCGATGCAGGTGCAATAAAGGTTATGAAGGAAATCCATATCTCGTTGAATATGGTTGCCAAG ATATTAACGAGTGTGATTCAATTCCGAAACCGTGCGTTACTACAGCAACATGCAACAACATCGATAGAAATTTCACATGTACTTGCCTTGACGGATACGAAGGCGATGGGAAGATCATAAAAGGAACAGGATGCAGGCCTAAGGCCTCGGCCGGCAGATCTAGCATTCATATCATTATTCCACTTA CTATCAGAATTGGCcttttggtattgttcatggGAGGTTCTTCAATATATTGTGGACTCAAGAGAAGAAAACTCATCAAGCTAAAAGAGAAATTTTTCCAACAAAATGGAGGCTTATTGGTACAACAAAAACTCTTGAATTATAGAACTTCTATGGATGTTGTCAAGATCTTTAGTGCGGAGGAATTGGAAAAAGCTACCAACAATTACGATGAGAGTAGAATCCTTGGCCAAGGAGGCTATGGAACTGTTTATCAGGGAGTATTACCAGAGAACAAAGTTGTTGCTATCAAGAAATCAAAAGTTTGTGACCAAAGTCAAATTGAGCAATTCATAAATGAGGTATGTGTTACACAAATTAACCATAGAAATGTGGTTAAGATGTTAGGTTGTTGTCTAGAAACAGAAGTGCCATTACTAGTTTATGAATTCATCACGAATGGTACTCTTTCTAACCACATTCATGACAAAAGCATATCATCCTCATTCTCATGGGAAAAGCGTTTGAAGATAGCTACAGAAACAACAGGGGCACTTGCATACATGCATTCCTCGACTTCTGTGCCGATTATACATAGAGATGTGAAACCTGCAAATATACTTTTAGATGATAACTATTCAGCAAAAGTAGCTGACTTTGGAACTTCAATATTGGTCCCTTTGGATCAAACAGAAGTAGCTACATTGGTGAAGGGAACTTTTGGATATTTAGACCCAGAATACTTCTATAATAACCGACTTATAGAAAAAAGTGATGTCTACAGCTTTGGTGTTGTTGTGGCCGAGCTATTGACAGGTATGAAAGCAGTTTCATTTGATAGGCCTGAAATGGATAGAAGTTTGGCAATGTACTTTAACTCTGCAATAGATGATGATCGCCTACATCAAATTCTTGACTATCAAATTGTTAGTGGCGGTAACATTAATGCAATAAAAGAAGTTGCTAATCTTACAAAACGGTGCTTAAGTGTAAGAGGGGAGGATAGGCCAACTATCAAGGAAGTCACAATGGAGCTAGAAGAGTTGAGAATTATGGAAAAACATCCGTGGGCAAAGGCTGATCTCTGTACAGAAGAGAATGAATACTTGCTTAGTGCACCTACACACTCTTTAAGCATTGGTGTCGACATAGACTATTCTTTTAGTTCAAGCACAACTCTTGGATTTGACAGTATGAGGAACCAATTAGTTGTGAATTAA